Proteins encoded by one window of Juglans regia cultivar Chandler chromosome 15, Walnut 2.0, whole genome shotgun sequence:
- the LOC109011796 gene encoding SKP1-interacting partner 15 — MESSPIYRLPQDTLHQIFSSLPLRQIMICRSVCKLFHQVLTSSCFIDLISSQSPLSLIALRPPHHHHHHRHLSYPPSLNVFDPDQNQWLRFTLDFLPFRSPHPVASSLGLIYLWADSPHSSEPNKSLVVCNPLTRQFRVLPQLGSAWSRHGSVLVDSANRVMVLTELAALYFSGSNQWLKFSSNLPAKPRSPILVSESVYALCDVGSPWRSQWKLFACKITSARNCQTWTRLERHVWGDVFDILKRPRLVRGSGNRILMIGGLKSSFSLNASCSTILILRLDLETLEWDEAGRMPGEMFECFKESSKFKVFGGGDRVCFSGKRVGKLAMWDCCEGKGEWRWINVVPGSGVGDGLCRGFVFEARLTRLCLDGN; from the coding sequence ATGGAATCGTCTCCGATCTACCGGCTCCCGCAGGACACTCTCCACCAGATCTTCTCGAGCCTTCCACTCCGTCAGATTATGATCTGCCGATCGGTTTGCAAGCTCTTCCACCAGGTTCTGACCTCGTCATGCTTCATAGACCTTATCTCCTCCCAATCGCCTCTCTCCCTCATCGCTCTCCGGCCCCctcatcaccaccaccaccatcgccACTTGTCGTATCCTCCTTCCCTCAACGTCTTCGACCCCGACCAAAATCAATGGCTCAGATTCACCCTCGACTTTCTCCCCTTCCGGTCACCGCACCCCGTCGCGTCCTCCCTCGGACTCATCTACCTCTGGGCCGACTCGCCTCACTCGTCTGAGCCCAACAAGTCCCTCGTGGTCTGCAACCCGTTAACTCGTCAATTCCGAGTTCTCCCCCAGCTCGGCTCGGCCTGGTCGCGCCACGGCTCAGTCCTCGTCGACTCGGCTAACCGGGTTATGGTACTCACCGAACTCGCGGCCCTATACTTCTCCGGGTCGAATCAGTGGCTCAAATTCTCTTCCAATCTCCCGGCGAAACCCCGAAGCCCGATCCTAGTCTCCGAGTCGGTCTACGCCCTCTGCGACGTCGGTTCACCTTGGCGAAGCCAATGGAAGTTGTTCGCTTGCAAAATCACAAGCGCCCGGAACTGCCAGACCTGGACTCGCCTGGAACGCCACGTGTGGGGGGACGTGTTCGACATCCTAAAACGACCGCGTTTGGTCCGCGGGAGCGGGAACCGAATCCTGATGATCGGGGGGCTGAAGTCATCGTTTTCACTGAACGCGTCGTGCTCAACGATCCTGATCCTGAGGCTGGATCTGGAGACGCTGGAGTGGGACGAGGCGGGCCGCATGCCCGGGGAGATGTTCGAGTGCTTCAAGGAGTCGAGCAAGTTCAAGGTGTTTGGGGGTGGTGATAGGGTCTGCTTCTCGGGCAAGAGGGTCGGAAAATTGGCCATGTGGGATTGCTGTGAAGGGAAAGGGGAGTGGCGGTGGATCAACGTGGTGCCCGGGAGCGGCGTCGGCGATGGGCTCTGTCGTGGGTTCGTGTTCGAGGCGAGGCTCACACGGCTTTGCCTTGATGGCAATTAG